The following proteins are co-located in the Pseudomonas synxantha genome:
- the tolA gene encoding cell envelope integrity protein TolA — MQQQREPSASESYFWPGVWAIALHVLVFGMLFVSFAMTPDLPPAKPIVQATLYQLKSKSQATTQTNQKIAGEAQKSAARQTEVEQMEQKKVEQEAVKAAAEQKKEEAAQKAEESKKADEAKKADEAKKADEAKKAEKAAEAKKAEEKQLADIAKKKSEEEAKKAAEEEAKKKAAEEAKKKIVEDAKKKAAEDAKKKAEADEAKKKVADEAKKKAAADASKKKAQEAARKSAEEKKAQALADLLSDTPQRQQALADERGDEVAGSFDDLIRARAAEGWTRPPSARKGMTVVLQIGMLPDGTVTSVSVAKSSGDGSFDSSAVAAVKNIGRLTEMQGMKPSDFAPYRSFKMTFTPEDLAL, encoded by the coding sequence ATGCAGCAACAGCGAGAGCCGTCCGCCTCGGAAAGCTACTTCTGGCCTGGCGTGTGGGCAATTGCCCTGCACGTGCTGGTGTTCGGCATGCTGTTCGTCAGCTTTGCCATGACTCCCGACCTGCCGCCAGCCAAGCCGATCGTGCAGGCGACCCTGTATCAGCTGAAATCGAAAAGCCAGGCCACCACCCAGACCAATCAGAAGATTGCGGGTGAGGCCCAGAAGTCGGCTGCGCGCCAGACTGAAGTCGAGCAGATGGAACAGAAGAAGGTCGAGCAGGAAGCGGTGAAGGCTGCTGCGGAACAAAAGAAAGAAGAGGCGGCTCAAAAGGCCGAGGAATCGAAAAAGGCTGACGAAGCCAAGAAAGCTGACGAGGCGAAAAAGGCTGATGAAGCCAAGAAAGCCGAGAAAGCTGCCGAAGCGAAAAAGGCCGAAGAGAAACAACTGGCTGATATAGCCAAGAAGAAATCTGAAGAAGAAGCCAAGAAGGCTGCCGAAGAAGAGGCCAAGAAAAAGGCCGCTGAAGAAGCCAAGAAAAAGATAGTCGAAGACGCGAAGAAGAAAGCCGCCGAAGACGCCAAGAAAAAAGCTGAAGCAGACGAGGCGAAAAAGAAAGTCGCCGACGAAGCGAAGAAGAAAGCTGCCGCCGACGCCTCCAAGAAGAAGGCCCAGGAAGCAGCACGCAAATCCGCCGAAGAGAAAAAGGCCCAGGCCCTGGCAGATTTGCTTTCCGACACGCCGCAGCGTCAGCAAGCCTTGGCCGATGAGCGTGGTGATGAAGTCGCGGGCAGTTTCGACGACCTGATTCGGGCGCGGGCAGCGGAAGGCTGGACACGTCCACCTTCGGCACGCAAAGGCATGACAGTAGTGCTGCAGATCGGCATGTTGCCGGACGGTACGGTGACTTCGGTCAGCGTGGCCAAGTCCAGTGGTGACGGTTCGTTCGACAGTTCGGCGGTTGCCGCGGTCAAGAATATTGGCCGGTTGACCGAGATGCAGGGAATGAAACCAAGTGACTTCGCTCCCTATCGTTCATTCAAGATGACATTCACACCTGAGGATCTAGCCTTGTGA
- the tolR gene encoding protein TolR, which yields MARARKKRKPVAEMNVVPYIDVMLVLLVIFMVTAPMLNQGVKVDLPKVSSEALPQDNNTQVLTISIKADKTYYWNLGSEVDTQKQQDKALTLPAMTDAVTKIIRSGNEGGKHTQVFIRGDKSVDYGSVMGAMGGLQKAGVGNVGLITEAP from the coding sequence ATCGCTCGAGCTCGCAAAAAGCGCAAGCCGGTCGCCGAGATGAACGTAGTGCCCTACATCGACGTGATGCTGGTGCTGCTGGTGATCTTCATGGTGACCGCGCCGATGCTCAACCAGGGCGTGAAGGTTGATCTGCCCAAGGTTTCCAGTGAAGCCTTGCCGCAGGACAACAACACTCAGGTCCTGACCATTTCGATCAAGGCTGACAAGACCTACTACTGGAACCTTGGCAGCGAAGTCGACACCCAGAAGCAGCAGGACAAGGCCCTGACCTTGCCGGCGATGACCGATGCGGTGACCAAGATCATTCGCTCCGGCAACGAAGGCGGCAAGCACACCCAGGTGTTCATCCGCGGCGACAAATCGGTCGACTACGGTTCCGTCATGGGCGCCATGGGCGGGCTGCAGAAGGCCGGCGTCGGTAACGTTGGCTTGATTACCGAGGCGCCCTGA
- the tolQ gene encoding protein TolQ, producing MEPTVVDHSSMWSLVSNASVVVQLVMLTLVAASVTSWVMIFQRSNMLRAGRRALESFEERFWSGIDLSKLYRQAGSNPDPDSGVEQIFRAGFKEFSRLRQQPGVDPEAVMEGVARAMRVAISREEEKLEQGLPYLATVGSVSPYIGLFGTVWGIMNSFRGLAQAQQATLATVAPGIAEALIATAIGLFAAIPAVIAYNRFAATSETLIGRYYTFADEFQAILHRKVHTSEE from the coding sequence GTGGAACCTACCGTCGTCGACCATTCCTCCATGTGGAGCCTGGTCAGCAATGCCAGTGTCGTGGTTCAACTGGTCATGCTGACCCTGGTAGCCGCATCGGTTACCTCTTGGGTCATGATTTTTCAGCGCAGCAACATGCTGCGCGCCGGTCGACGTGCCCTGGAGAGCTTTGAAGAGCGCTTCTGGTCGGGCATCGACCTGTCCAAGCTGTATCGCCAGGCCGGCAGCAACCCGGACCCGGATTCGGGCGTCGAGCAGATCTTCCGCGCCGGCTTCAAGGAATTCTCGCGCCTGCGCCAGCAGCCTGGGGTTGACCCGGAAGCCGTGATGGAAGGTGTCGCCCGCGCCATGCGCGTGGCCATCTCCCGTGAGGAAGAAAAGCTCGAGCAAGGCCTGCCGTACCTTGCCACCGTAGGTTCCGTCAGCCCGTACATCGGCCTGTTCGGTACCGTGTGGGGGATCATGAACTCCTTCCGCGGCCTGGCCCAGGCCCAGCAAGCAACGCTGGCCACCGTGGCCCCGGGTATTGCCGAAGCCCTGATCGCCACCGCGATCGGCCTGTTCGCCGCGATCCCCGCAGTAATCGCCTACAACCGTTTTGCTGCAACCAGCGAAACCTTGATCGGCCGTTACTACACCTTCGCCGATGAATTCCAGGCGATCCTGCACCGTAAAGTGCACACCAGCGAAGAATAA
- the ybgC gene encoding tol-pal system-associated acyl-CoA thioesterase, with translation MRAQNGDQSFAHRCRVYYEDTDAGGIVYYVNYLKFMERARTERLRELGFAQSQLAGEDLLFVVHSSEARYHAPARLDDELLVSAEVIELNRVSLRFKQQVRRATDATLLCEGQFLVACVRTNSLKPRAIPETLRAAFAAVSGAGQQSKQEI, from the coding sequence ATGCGCGCGCAAAACGGGGATCAGTCGTTCGCACATCGCTGTCGCGTTTATTACGAGGACACCGATGCCGGCGGCATCGTGTATTACGTCAACTACCTCAAGTTCATGGAGCGGGCTCGCACCGAGCGGCTACGGGAGCTGGGCTTTGCCCAATCCCAGCTTGCAGGGGAGGACCTGTTATTCGTCGTGCATTCCAGCGAGGCGCGTTACCACGCACCGGCGCGACTGGACGATGAGTTGCTGGTCAGCGCTGAAGTCATCGAATTGAACCGTGTCAGCCTGCGCTTCAAACAGCAGGTCAGGCGGGCCACGGATGCAACGCTGCTCTGCGAGGGGCAGTTCCTGGTGGCGTGTGTGCGCACCAACAGCTTGAAACCTCGGGCCATTCCCGAAACTCTACGTGCGGCCTTTGCTGCCGTGAGCGGCGCGGGTCAACAATCAAAGCAGGAGATTTAG
- the ruvB gene encoding Holliday junction branch migration DNA helicase RuvB, which produces MIEADRLIAATGPRDREEVQDRAIRPLSLAEYIGQPTVREQMELFIQAARGRSESLDHTLIFGPPGLGKTTLANIIAQEMGVSIKSTSGPVLERPGDLAALLTNLEPHDVLFIDEIHRLSPIVEEVLYPAMEDFQLDIMIGEGPAARSIKLDLPPFTLVGATTRAGMLTNPLRDRFGIVQRLEFYSIADLATIVSRSASILGLPLDPEGAFEIARRARGTPRIANRLLRRVRDFAEVRAKGHITKAVADLALNLLDVDEHGFDHQDRRLLLTMIEKFDGGPVGVDSLAAAISEERHTIEDVLEPYLIQQGYIMRTPRGRVVTRHAYLHFGLNIPSRLGEMPAVDEFLDAGDD; this is translated from the coding sequence GTGATTGAAGCTGATCGTCTGATCGCGGCCACCGGCCCGCGTGACCGTGAAGAAGTCCAGGACCGGGCCATCCGCCCCCTGAGCCTGGCCGAGTATATCGGCCAGCCTACCGTGCGCGAGCAGATGGAGCTGTTCATCCAGGCTGCGCGGGGTCGCAGTGAGTCCCTGGACCACACCTTGATCTTCGGCCCGCCGGGGTTGGGCAAGACCACCCTGGCCAATATCATCGCCCAGGAAATGGGCGTGTCGATCAAGTCCACCTCCGGCCCGGTGCTGGAGCGGCCTGGCGACCTGGCGGCGCTGCTGACCAATCTTGAACCCCACGATGTGCTGTTTATCGATGAGATCCATCGGTTGTCGCCGATTGTCGAGGAGGTGCTGTACCCGGCGATGGAGGACTTCCAGCTCGACATCATGATCGGCGAAGGCCCGGCGGCCCGTTCGATCAAGCTCGACCTGCCACCGTTCACCCTGGTCGGGGCGACCACCCGCGCGGGCATGCTGACCAACCCGCTGCGAGACCGTTTCGGCATTGTTCAGCGTCTAGAGTTCTATAGCATTGCCGACCTTGCGACCATCGTCAGCCGTTCGGCGAGCATCCTGGGCTTGCCCCTGGACCCGGAGGGTGCCTTTGAAATCGCCCGCCGCGCCCGCGGTACGCCACGGATTGCCAACCGCTTGCTGCGCCGGGTGCGCGACTTTGCCGAGGTGCGTGCCAAGGGTCATATCACCAAGGCGGTGGCGGACCTGGCATTGAACCTGCTGGACGTGGATGAACATGGCTTCGATCACCAGGACCGGCGCCTGCTCTTGACCATGATCGAGAAATTCGACGGTGGCCCGGTCGGCGTGGACAGCCTGGCCGCGGCCATCAGTGAAGAGCGCCATACTATCGAGGATGTGCTGGAGCCATACCTGATCCAGCAGGGCTACATCATGCGTACACCGAGGGGCAGGGTGGTCACGCGCCACGCTTACCTGCACTTCGGGTTAAATATTCCGTCACGATTGGGGGAGATGCCTGCTGTAGACGAATTCCTCGATGCAGGGGACGATTAA
- the ruvA gene encoding Holliday junction branch migration protein RuvA → MIGRLRGTLAEKQPPHLILDVNGLGYELEVPMTTLYRLPSVGEPITLHTHLVVREDAQLLYGFIGKRDRDFFRELIRLNGVGPKLALALMSSLEVDELVRAVSAQDTSALTKVPGVGKKTAERLLVELKDRFKAWEVVPSMFALVPNQPDMPAGQVASAESDAVSALISLGYKPQEASKAVSAIKDKNLSSEDMIRRALKGMI, encoded by the coding sequence GTGATTGGACGCTTGCGCGGCACCCTGGCTGAGAAACAGCCGCCGCACCTGATTCTGGATGTGAATGGATTGGGTTATGAGCTGGAAGTGCCCATGACCACCTTGTATCGCCTGCCGTCGGTCGGCGAGCCGATAACCTTGCACACGCATTTAGTGGTGCGTGAAGACGCGCAACTGCTCTATGGTTTCATCGGCAAGCGCGACCGCGATTTCTTCCGCGAACTGATCCGTCTCAATGGTGTGGGGCCGAAACTGGCGCTGGCGTTAATGTCGAGCCTGGAAGTGGATGAACTGGTACGTGCCGTTTCCGCCCAGGACACCTCGGCCCTGACCAAGGTGCCGGGCGTGGGCAAGAAGACCGCCGAGCGCCTGTTGGTGGAGCTCAAGGATCGCTTCAAGGCCTGGGAGGTGGTGCCGAGCATGTTCGCTCTGGTACCGAACCAGCCGGATATGCCGGCAGGCCAGGTCGCCAGCGCCGAAAGCGATGCGGTCAGTGCGCTGATCTCCCTGGGCTACAAGCCCCAGGAGGCGAGCAAGGCGGTATCGGCCATCAAGGACAAGAACCTGAGCAGCGAAGACATGATCCGCCGAGCCCTGAAGGGAATGATTTAA
- the ruvC gene encoding crossover junction endodeoxyribonuclease RuvC codes for MTLILGIDPGSRITGFGVVQHTPRGCIYVASGCIRTGAGELAERLQIVYRGVREVIQTYGPVTMGIEKVFMAKNADSALKLGQARGAAIVAGAEEGMEIAEYTATQVKQAVVGTGAANKEQVQMMVMHMLKLTSKPQIDASDALAIAICHAHTRSSLLPHGLGTARSRGGRLRL; via the coding sequence ATGACTTTAATCCTAGGTATCGACCCCGGTTCGCGCATCACCGGTTTTGGCGTGGTGCAGCACACCCCGCGCGGCTGTATCTATGTGGCCTCGGGTTGCATCCGTACCGGCGCCGGTGAGTTGGCTGAACGGCTGCAGATCGTCTATCGCGGCGTACGTGAAGTCATCCAGACTTACGGCCCGGTTACCATGGGCATCGAAAAGGTGTTCATGGCCAAGAACGCCGACTCTGCGTTGAAGCTCGGCCAGGCCCGCGGCGCTGCTATCGTGGCGGGGGCCGAGGAGGGCATGGAGATCGCCGAATACACCGCGACCCAGGTCAAGCAGGCCGTCGTTGGCACTGGTGCAGCGAACAAGGAGCAGGTGCAGATGATGGTCATGCACATGCTCAAGCTCACGTCAAAGCCGCAGATCGACGCCTCCGATGCCCTGGCCATCGCCATTTGCCATGCGCACACCCGCTCCAGCCTGTTGCCTCACGGCTTGGGCACTGCACGTAGTCGTGGCGGGCGGCTACGTCTCTGA
- a CDS encoding YebC/PmpR family DNA-binding transcriptional regulator produces the protein MAGHSKWANIKHRKERQDAKKGKIFTKWIRELTVAARQGGGDPGSNPRLRLALDKALGANMSRDIIDRAVARGAGAADTDDMVELTYEGYGPGGVAVMVECMTDNRNRTAAAVRHAFSKCGGNLGTDGSVAYLFERKGQITFAPGTDEDALMEAAMEADADDVVTNEDGSIDVFTSFASFYAVRNALEAAGFNGTDAEIVMLPTTSAELDLEGAQKVLKMLDMLEDLDDVQNVYSNADIPESVAEQLG, from the coding sequence ATGGCTGGCCATTCCAAGTGGGCGAACATCAAGCACCGCAAAGAGCGTCAGGATGCCAAGAAAGGCAAGATCTTCACCAAGTGGATTCGCGAACTGACCGTCGCTGCCCGCCAGGGTGGCGGTGACCCGGGTTCCAACCCGCGCCTGCGCCTGGCGCTGGACAAGGCGCTGGGCGCGAACATGAGCCGCGACATCATTGACCGCGCCGTGGCCCGTGGTGCTGGTGCGGCCGATACCGACGACATGGTCGAGCTGACCTATGAAGGCTACGGCCCGGGCGGCGTGGCGGTGATGGTCGAGTGCATGACCGACAACCGCAACCGGACCGCCGCAGCCGTACGCCATGCGTTCAGCAAGTGCGGTGGTAACCTCGGCACGGATGGTTCGGTCGCGTACCTGTTCGAACGCAAAGGGCAGATCACCTTCGCCCCCGGCACCGATGAAGACGCACTGATGGAGGCCGCAATGGAAGCGGACGCCGACGACGTGGTTACCAACGAAGACGGTTCCATCGACGTGTTTACCTCGTTCGCCAGCTTCTACGCCGTGCGTAATGCCCTGGAAGCCGCTGGTTTCAACGGCACCGATGCAGAAATCGTGATGCTGCCGACCACCAGTGCTGAACTGGACCTGGAGGGTGCGCAGAAGGTGTTGAAGATGCTGGATATGCTTGAAGACCTGGATGATGTGCAGAATGTCTACTCGAATGCCGACATCCCGGAATCGGTGGCTGAACAGCTAGGCTGA
- the aspS gene encoding aspartate--tRNA ligase: MMRSHYCGQLNETLEGQEITLCGWVHRRRDHGGVIFLDIRDRDGLAQVVFDPDRAESFAAADRVRSEYVVKITGKVRLRPAGAVNKNMASGGIEVLGYELEVLNESETPPFPLNEYSDVGEETRLRYRFLDLRRPEMAEKLRLRSRMTTSIRRFLDENGFLDVETPILTRATPEGARDYLVPSRTHAGSFFALPQSPQLFKQLLMVAGFDRYYQIAKCFRDEDLRADRQPEFTQIDIETSFLDEKEIMGLTEQMIRNLFKEVLDLEFGEFPHMTFEEAMRRYGSDKPDLRNPLELVDVADQLKDVDFKVFSGPANDPKCRIAALRVPGGASMPRKQIDDYTKFVGIYGAKGLAYIKVNERANGVEGLQSPIVKNIPEANLNTILDRVGAVDGDIVFFGADKAKIVSEALGALRIKLGHDLNLLTCEWAPMWVVDFPMFEENDDGSFSALHHPFTAPKCSPQELEANPAGALSRAYDMVLNGTELGGGSIRIHRKEMQQAVFRLLGINEAEQEEKFGFLLDALKYGAPPHGGLAFGLDRLVMLMTGAQSIREVIAFPKTQSAADVMTQAPGVVDAKALRELHIRLRETPKAE, encoded by the coding sequence ATGATGCGCAGCCACTATTGCGGCCAACTGAACGAGACCCTGGAAGGTCAGGAAATCACCCTTTGCGGATGGGTTCACCGTCGCCGCGACCACGGCGGGGTAATCTTCCTCGATATCCGTGATCGTGATGGTCTGGCCCAAGTGGTGTTTGACCCGGACCGCGCCGAGAGCTTCGCCGCCGCCGACCGTGTGCGCAGCGAATACGTGGTGAAGATCACCGGCAAGGTACGCCTGCGTCCGGCCGGTGCCGTGAACAAGAACATGGCTTCTGGCGGCATCGAGGTGCTGGGCTATGAGCTGGAAGTGCTGAACGAGTCGGAAACCCCGCCGTTCCCGCTCAACGAATACTCCGACGTGGGCGAAGAAACCCGCCTGCGCTACCGCTTCCTGGACCTGCGTCGTCCGGAAATGGCCGAGAAGCTGCGCCTGCGTTCGCGCATGACCACCAGCATCCGCCGTTTCCTGGATGAGAACGGCTTCCTCGACGTCGAGACGCCGATCCTCACCCGGGCTACCCCGGAAGGCGCACGTGACTACCTGGTGCCTAGCCGTACCCACGCTGGCAGCTTCTTTGCCTTGCCGCAATCGCCGCAGTTGTTCAAGCAGCTGCTGATGGTCGCCGGCTTCGACCGTTACTACCAGATCGCCAAATGCTTCCGTGACGAAGACCTGCGCGCCGATCGCCAGCCTGAATTCACCCAGATCGACATCGAGACCAGCTTCCTCGATGAAAAAGAGATCATGGGCCTGACCGAGCAGATGATCCGCAACCTGTTCAAGGAAGTGCTGGACCTGGAGTTCGGCGAATTCCCGCACATGACCTTCGAAGAGGCCATGCGCCGCTACGGTTCCGACAAGCCAGACCTGCGTAACCCGCTGGAACTGGTGGACGTGGCCGACCAGCTCAAGGACGTCGACTTCAAGGTGTTCAGCGGCCCGGCCAACGACCCCAAATGCCGCATCGCCGCCCTGCGCGTGCCTGGCGGCGCGAGCATGCCGCGCAAGCAGATCGACGACTACACCAAGTTCGTCGGCATCTACGGTGCCAAGGGCCTGGCGTACATCAAGGTCAACGAGCGCGCCAACGGCGTTGAAGGCCTGCAGTCGCCGATCGTGAAAAACATCCCTGAAGCCAACCTGAACACGATCCTCGATCGCGTCGGTGCGGTCGATGGCGACATCGTGTTCTTCGGCGCCGACAAGGCCAAGATCGTCAGCGAAGCCCTGGGCGCGCTGCGCATCAAGCTCGGTCACGACCTGAACCTGCTGACCTGCGAATGGGCACCGATGTGGGTCGTCGACTTCCCGATGTTCGAAGAGAACGACGACGGCAGCTTCAGCGCCTTGCACCACCCGTTCACCGCGCCAAAGTGCTCCCCGCAGGAGCTGGAAGCCAACCCGGCAGGCGCGCTGTCCCGTGCCTACGACATGGTGTTGAACGGTACCGAGCTGGGTGGCGGTTCGATCCGTATCCACCGCAAAGAGATGCAGCAAGCGGTGTTCCGCCTGCTGGGCATCAACGAAGCGGAACAGGAAGAGAAGTTCGGCTTCCTGCTCGACGCCCTGAAGTACGGTGCACCGCCCCACGGTGGCTTGGCCTTCGGCCTGGACCGTCTGGTCATGCTGATGACCGGCGCCCAGTCGATCCGTGAAGTGATTGCCTTCCCGAAAACCCAGAGCGCTGCGGACGTCATGACCCAGGCTCCGGGTGTGGTGGATGCCAAGGCACTGCGCGAGCTGCATATCCGCCTGCGCGAGACGCCGAAGGCTGAGTAA
- a CDS encoding FmdB family zinc ribbon protein translates to MPMYDYQCASCGHQLEAIQKISAAPLVDCPACQAPELKKMLSMPGFRLSGSGWYETDFKTGAKKNLAGGDKAD, encoded by the coding sequence ATGCCCATGTACGACTATCAATGCGCTTCCTGTGGTCACCAGTTGGAAGCCATTCAGAAGATCAGCGCAGCGCCGCTGGTCGATTGCCCTGCCTGCCAGGCACCTGAGTTGAAGAAGATGTTGTCCATGCCGGGCTTCCGCCTGAGCGGCAGCGGCTGGTACGAGACCGATTTCAAGACCGGCGCCAAGAAGAACCTGGCGGGCGGCGACAAAGCAGACTGA
- a CDS encoding ribbon-helix-helix domain-containing protein produces MSRGVGKGVMETCGFHKIKVDPFDKGFDMGMAKPLSRSVRLNGFSTCLRLEQIYWNILTEIARINTCSVSALLSYVDREVHLRYGGVKNFSGLVRVVCVVHVLKGRAAAASADTLVQ; encoded by the coding sequence ATGTCACGTGGAGTAGGTAAGGGAGTGATGGAAACCTGTGGTTTTCACAAGATAAAGGTCGACCCCTTTGACAAGGGGTTTGATATGGGGATGGCCAAGCCATTGTCCCGTTCGGTCAGGCTCAACGGGTTTTCTACCTGCCTGCGGCTTGAGCAGATCTATTGGAATATTCTGACGGAGATCGCCAGGATCAATACCTGCTCAGTCAGTGCCTTGTTGTCCTATGTCGATCGGGAAGTGCATTTGCGCTATGGAGGAGTGAAGAACTTCAGTGGGTTGGTGAGGGTGGTGTGCGTGGTTCATGTACTCAAAGGCCGCGCCGCCGCCGCGTCTGCGGACACGCTTGTGCAATAG
- a CDS encoding Dps family protein, translating into MAIDIGISEEDRKSIVDGLSRLLSDTYVLYLKTHNFHWNVTGPMFRTLHLMFEEQYNELALAVDSIAERIRALGFPAPGAYSIYARLSSIKEEEGVPSAEEMIKQLVAGQEAVTRTARGIFPLLDKVSDEPTADLLTQRMQVHEKTAWMLRSLLENQ; encoded by the coding sequence ATGGCAATCGATATTGGTATCAGTGAAGAAGACCGTAAATCCATCGTCGACGGACTCTCGCGGCTGCTGTCCGATACCTATGTTCTTTATCTGAAGACCCATAACTTCCACTGGAACGTCACGGGCCCCATGTTTCGTACGCTGCACCTGATGTTCGAGGAGCAGTACAACGAACTGGCGCTGGCAGTGGACTCCATCGCCGAGCGCATCCGGGCCCTGGGTTTCCCGGCACCTGGCGCCTATTCGATCTACGCCCGCCTGTCTTCGATCAAGGAAGAAGAGGGCGTGCCGAGCGCCGAAGAGATGATCAAGCAACTGGTGGCAGGCCAGGAAGCGGTCACGCGTACCGCCCGTGGCATCTTCCCATTGCTCGACAAGGTCAGTGATGAGCCGACGGCGGACCTGCTGACCCAGCGTATGCAGGTCCACGAGAAAACCGCGTGGATGCTGCGTTCCCTGCTTGAAAACCAGTAA